In Saccharothrix violaceirubra, the following are encoded in one genomic region:
- a CDS encoding Nif3-like dinuclear metal center hexameric protein, giving the protein MTTIGDVLAVLESAYPPGTAESWDAVGLVCGDRAEPVRRVLFCVDPVESTVDEAVEVGAELLVAHHPLLLRGVKGVPADDPKGALVHRLIRSGIALYTAHTNADAAHDGVSDALASALGLTVTGPLTPAPEPERDVLTTYVPVEHARQVLAALHAAGAGGAGDYRETAWTVDGTGQFRPVGGANPTIGTVGELEYVRETRIETVLDRRSRARVVAALRAAHPYEEVAFDLNEIPGLPGTTGIGRVGELPSAEPLAVFAQRVADALPATAWGVRAAGDPARPVKRVAVCGGAGDGYLGAATRAGVDAYVTSDLRHHPVSEHLAAGGPALVDVAHWAGEWPWCARAADIVSTGLGGTVDVLVSARRTDPWTVGATNRTGGPLK; this is encoded by the coding sequence GTGACCACGATCGGCGACGTCCTCGCCGTGCTGGAGTCGGCCTACCCGCCGGGCACCGCCGAGTCCTGGGACGCGGTCGGGCTGGTGTGCGGCGACCGCGCGGAACCCGTGCGCCGCGTGCTGTTCTGCGTCGACCCGGTCGAATCCACTGTGGACGAAGCGGTGGAGGTGGGCGCCGAACTGCTCGTGGCGCACCACCCGTTGCTGCTGCGCGGGGTCAAGGGCGTGCCCGCCGACGACCCCAAGGGCGCCCTCGTGCACCGGCTCATCCGGTCCGGGATCGCGCTGTACACCGCGCACACCAACGCCGACGCCGCGCACGACGGCGTGTCCGACGCGCTCGCGTCGGCCCTCGGCCTGACCGTGACCGGCCCGCTGACCCCCGCGCCCGAACCCGAACGCGACGTGCTCACCACCTACGTGCCGGTCGAGCACGCCCGGCAGGTGCTGGCCGCCCTGCACGCGGCGGGTGCGGGCGGCGCGGGCGACTACCGCGAGACCGCGTGGACCGTCGACGGCACCGGGCAGTTCCGGCCGGTCGGCGGCGCGAACCCGACCATCGGCACGGTCGGCGAGCTGGAGTACGTGCGCGAGACCCGCATCGAGACCGTGCTCGACCGGCGGTCCCGCGCCCGCGTCGTGGCCGCCCTGCGCGCGGCCCACCCGTACGAGGAGGTCGCGTTCGACCTCAACGAGATCCCCGGACTGCCCGGCACCACGGGCATCGGCCGCGTCGGCGAACTGCCCTCGGCCGAGCCGCTGGCCGTGTTCGCCCAGCGGGTCGCCGACGCCCTGCCCGCGACGGCGTGGGGCGTGCGCGCGGCCGGCGACCCGGCGCGGCCCGTGAAGCGCGTGGCGGTGTGCGGCGGCGCGGGCGACGGTTACCTCGGCGCGGCGACGCGTGCGGGCGTGGACGCGTACGTCACGTCCGACCTGCGCCACCACCCGGTGTCCGAGCACCTCGCGGCGGGTGGACCGGCCCTGGTCGACGTCGCGCACTGGGCCGGGGAGTGGCCGTGGTGCGCGCGGGCGGCCGACATCGTGTCGACCGGCCTCGGCGGTACGGTCGACGTCCTCGTCTCCGCACGCCGGACCGACCCGTGGACCGTCGGCGCGACGAACCGAACTGGAGGACCGCTGAAGTGA
- a CDS encoding bifunctional RNase H/acid phosphatase: MKVVVEADGGSRGNPGPAGYGALVRDAASGAVLAERYAGIGVATNNVAEYQGLIAGLRAAADLGADDVLVRMDSKLVVEQMSGRWQVKHPAMKPLAAQAREVARAFATVAYEWIPRARNGDADELANRAMDEQAGIEPSGAATGTAAHVTAPPAVWSGAVGEPTRLYLVRHGQTALSVERRYSGRGNPALTDVGRRQAAAVGRRVTSAVLPAVVLSSPLDRALTTARAISADVVVDEDLVEVDFGTWEGLTFAEAADRDPDLHRRWLGDSSVPAPGGESFDEVLVRVGRLLDRVLDRWAGRDVVLVSHVSPIKQLLRLGLDVGPTLLYRLHLDLASVSVVEFYPDGFASVRSVNDTSHLV, translated from the coding sequence GTGAAGGTCGTCGTCGAGGCCGACGGCGGCTCGCGCGGCAACCCGGGACCGGCGGGCTACGGCGCGCTGGTCCGGGATGCCGCGTCCGGTGCGGTGCTCGCCGAGCGGTACGCCGGGATCGGCGTGGCGACCAACAACGTCGCCGAGTACCAGGGTCTGATCGCGGGTCTGCGCGCGGCGGCCGACCTCGGCGCGGACGACGTCCTGGTGCGGATGGACTCCAAGCTCGTGGTCGAGCAGATGTCCGGTCGCTGGCAGGTGAAGCACCCGGCGATGAAGCCGTTGGCGGCGCAGGCCCGCGAAGTGGCACGGGCGTTCGCGACCGTGGCCTACGAGTGGATTCCGCGGGCCCGCAACGGGGACGCGGACGAGCTGGCCAACCGGGCGATGGACGAGCAGGCCGGGATCGAGCCGTCCGGTGCGGCGACCGGGACCGCCGCGCACGTCACCGCGCCACCGGCCGTGTGGTCGGGCGCCGTCGGCGAGCCGACCCGGCTGTACCTGGTGCGCCACGGGCAGACCGCGTTGTCCGTCGAACGCCGCTACTCCGGGCGGGGCAACCCCGCGCTCACCGACGTCGGCCGGCGGCAGGCGGCGGCGGTCGGCCGGCGGGTGACCTCGGCCGTGCTCCCCGCGGTGGTGCTCTCGTCCCCGCTGGACCGCGCGCTGACCACCGCCCGCGCGATCTCGGCGGACGTGGTGGTCGACGAGGACCTGGTCGAGGTCGACTTCGGCACGTGGGAAGGTCTCACGTTCGCCGAGGCCGCCGACCGTGACCCGGACCTGCACCGGCGCTGGCTGGGCGACTCGTCCGTGCCCGCACCCGGCGGCGAGAGTTTCGACGAGGTGCTCGTGCGGGTCGGCCGGCTGCTCGACCGCGTGCTCGACCGGTGGGCCGGCCGGGACGTGGTGCTGGTCAGCCACGTCAGCCCCATCAAGCAGCTGCTGCGCCTCGGGCTGGATGTCGGTCCGACGCTGCTCTACCGGCTGCACCTGGACCTGGCGTCGGTGTCGGTCGTGGAGTTCTACCCGGACGGCTTCGCGTCGGTCCGGTCCGTGAACGACACGTCGCACCTGGTCTGA
- the ssuE gene encoding NADPH-dependent FMN reductase, whose amino-acid sequence MSTILTISGSPSPVSRTGIVAAHVDDLLRAAGYGVTTLDVRQLPTLSLLTEDLQDPEIADAVAAVLRADGIVVASPVYRAAYSGLVKALLDLLPKKALRGRVILPLATGGSQGFLVAMDYALNPLLAGKGADNVLRGEFVLDQDIVGDVIAPTAADSLRTAVDRFVTSVELARDKRRRMHLRPAV is encoded by the coding sequence ATGTCCACCATTCTGACGATTTCCGGCAGCCCGTCACCGGTGTCGCGCACCGGGATCGTCGCCGCGCACGTCGACGACCTGTTGCGGGCCGCGGGGTACGGGGTGACCACGCTCGACGTGCGGCAGTTGCCGACGCTGTCGCTGCTCACCGAAGACCTCCAGGACCCCGAGATCGCCGACGCGGTCGCCGCCGTGCTGCGCGCGGACGGGATCGTGGTGGCCAGCCCCGTCTACCGCGCGGCCTACAGCGGCCTGGTGAAGGCCCTGCTCGACCTGCTGCCCAAGAAGGCGTTGCGGGGACGGGTGATCCTGCCCCTGGCGACCGGCGGCAGCCAGGGCTTCCTGGTGGCGATGGACTACGCGCTCAACCCGCTGCTGGCGGGCAAGGGCGCGGACAACGTGCTGCGCGGCGAGTTCGTGCTCGACCAGGACATCGTGGGCGACGTGATCGCGCCGACCGCCGCCGACTCGCTGCGCACGGCGGTCGACCGGTTCGTGACGTCCGTCGAGCTGGCCCGCGACAAGCGCCGCCGCATGCACCTGCGCCCGGCCGTCTGA
- a CDS encoding zinc ribbon domain-containing protein, which translates to MKADPAVQRKLLDLAQVDTELARVTHRRRTLPELAEIAEAEKLVRAKQDALTLVETTAGDLGREVKRQETEIDQVRAREERDRKLLQGGTVGAKQLTDLEHELATLGRRRSALEDDLLELMERREAVDADAQHARVQLDKAQEALSDATRRRDSALADLESTEAKRTAERKIVAGVFPEPLLALYDRVREHKGVGAAVFQTRSCGACRIELDRSALSALKDAPADEVVRCEECGAILVRLGDR; encoded by the coding sequence GTGAAAGCCGATCCCGCCGTGCAGCGCAAGCTGCTCGACCTCGCGCAGGTCGACACCGAGCTGGCGCGCGTGACGCACCGCCGCCGCACGCTGCCCGAACTCGCGGAGATCGCCGAGGCGGAGAAGCTGGTCCGGGCCAAGCAGGACGCGCTGACCCTCGTCGAGACCACCGCGGGCGACCTCGGCCGCGAGGTCAAGCGCCAGGAGACCGAGATCGACCAGGTCCGGGCACGCGAGGAACGCGACCGCAAGCTCCTCCAGGGCGGCACGGTCGGCGCCAAGCAGCTCACCGACCTCGAACACGAGCTGGCCACGCTCGGCCGCCGGCGTTCGGCGCTCGAGGACGACCTGCTCGAACTGATGGAACGCCGCGAGGCGGTCGACGCGGACGCGCAGCACGCCCGCGTGCAGTTGGACAAGGCGCAGGAGGCGCTGTCGGACGCGACCCGCCGCCGGGACAGCGCGTTGGCGGACCTGGAGTCCACCGAGGCCAAGCGCACGGCGGAACGCAAGATCGTGGCCGGGGTGTTCCCCGAGCCGCTGCTGGCCCTCTACGACCGGGTGCGTGAGCACAAGGGCGTGGGTGCCGCGGTGTTCCAGACCCGCAGTTGCGGCGCGTGCCGGATCGAGCTGGACCGCAGCGCGCTGAGCGCGTTGAAGGACGCGCCCGCCGACGAGGTCGTGCGGTGCGAGGAGTGCGGCGCGATCCTGGTGCGCCTGGGCGACCGGTGA